A DNA window from Deinococcus malanensis contains the following coding sequences:
- a CDS encoding phage tail tape measure protein, whose translation MTSGDALNLGELGLIVGLNVPEQEIDRILRNTQSRLGNKVQIDVGMNVGSVNVTLQQMRAELDKMSGQSTKISREQVAASRSLEAQYRATGAAQVAASRAAAADSAANAAKLRESAAAYTLSARMAAQAARDEKARAQASVNALDNEQRAYRNMWQARQVSDDETIAAQRRIQQQALLQAQTVDKTTDAYRRLTQVAAAAQRTVDQAQGFNTPGGFGAGITQGILQAIGNLGPFGQLLEQSIGAAMQAAEQAARDGAQDVAVEAGTGLRTGLIAQGAGIRKSAGDLAKNVQEGSEDALDIRSPSRVMHRVGQFAGEGLADGLLSKRAEVAAAAKSLANTVETNATPTISPVSGGAIGGVALPAVAVLPSAQQNLRGVATQAAVATAALGGTAIVLGAVSAGLVNGAQKAAAYEQGLAEISTLTNKLPSELGQVGTSILKMSTDVGRSFADLKAGYEEILGASVRGATTEPAALKFLERSAALAKVTRTETKVAADALTSILNAYEMDASSAAQVSDMLWASIAAGKVRLSEIAGSLGSVAGQAKSLDVPMEELLGAMALLTTRGIPASTALEYIRSALTNVQKPSKEAAGTAKELGIQFSAAALKSMGLVKFLDQLGRGVGDNSEALSALIGDVGGLNAVIGLLNGGLDDTGGILDQVTNSAGELDKQVAKLKGTAEDSVGKFNAAWERTQILFSGGLLDAFTGFLDKGINPLLIKLGDLKTAMNDVKSPGELKAILKITAEDDFTSATLKLLFQASGLAGAASGSPLGQLVNPVDPRTRAIGLARLIGTPGQQPAGPDVVLNRIQPLVGEGPLSPGQQRALDAALGDLTAALGLAGKKILNEFGVSGASYKRDGKVRADAVHGGIDIAAARGTPIFAPFPGLISYREDAANGKVFELVDAAGNKIVGIHMDQFSKEVQEAIRKGGGKALVARNTKIGTVGNTGYTAGSYPHLHLEGLPVGGGKVDPRTISFVGGTAGISVPRPAQTNTTATARRIVAKSDEALIAEARRILAKIENYEKKGDLTNKVIAQGMLKTFTDSGPRAVAAVDFVRSKVKETSGEVSKFGQVYDRLKAQLSQSGSLFRINDNAQAYIKSLDGITKSANSAAAAEKRKNGETEKYRALLDVAGDAASKARSERERIAREGDRPRNESEADRVARTLRERRAQEAMVKALRARPTDDLKDIVQGSPRTQAGLARLDAATAELKRRGELTKKLEADAKRARDAAIAAGVKLNADIAREGAVMVTNRAKTQADLARALQEGREKDAQASLAQLKTQQAAELALAQDSARRRAEIVAQTGPAIIAAENRLANLKRDRAVKAVQADYDRDKVLPGADLSALERTRREAVRQAYTQATRDRAAARATQRTAEQGANREALSAEQQHNNQRRQLIRQAAAETRALRVSGAEQALRRIQELNAQELKSTKLTGDARIALIRRQSQAEFDAAELLARVRRNVRLRELENQYAGRLKDPNYLTARQQTNDLYTDTVTALRGDRTSTVDTAVQAQADVVKAALEKEQGAVRQLRERYSDLAEGMRERVTAGTVTADDLTTYWKRIVEIGQASEEAGVSGNKFLQAAQLGAKGVYTLAEGTLKASSLLKRLRNEFEATADALVESSDQFVDDKNYDDSQEVARLRKLGAGAMLTYLGGAGNTVFGEKFWTRLGEEGRAGFMDALGSFDAEDFARLPATLLQSFADKMGDDAQWAGVKVRILAAIGMIADDAGKLLDAQTEGKLKDLDLRRARDQFSEPDYRQQRASLMTDQETARWAREKKGLEVAGFKAGDTRYQLSYQEHQNRLTDITIGGIADRTKADEAAVDEQVSVLAAWRQQVEAVTGDFDAGRMNSLEFTTFLADASDELARLAAEADAANNPRLAAMFRALAAEVRDLNPELERLRQQLADFRKFSDGLSSVFRGLGIDNLAVISDGVMGLVEQAVKLPGALREAGNAFKAFKSEPTTGTFAGLLGSLGGVLGIAGAAINIIGQVGEAVLNLSPAFQAWKKDLLEVAETQKRALGMTTGGFISPWQKALEEDAAKREKLANANFWQRIWWGLTGSAPSVMKSESAKLMAELQTIFADLGSGLSNIWTSTLDAAFDEGDMTAWAENFDKTFDQLVGKTILKTMVNAAIQQGAVANDLARLTEAIQKQNYSAVPDILTSIRANAKTALAPIVAVAPSLPGYGSGASEGTGNSRPDTYIGAPPAAQMGVPKFELRLPDAYVNAMSIYAAAAPIWLQAGHKWDAVADRMDRMLTGTQRQSTPASTGLAPLL comes from the coding sequence ATGACAAGCGGTGACGCTCTCAATCTTGGTGAACTCGGCCTGATCGTGGGCCTCAACGTTCCAGAGCAGGAAATTGACCGCATCCTGCGCAACACGCAGTCACGTCTTGGCAACAAGGTGCAGATCGACGTCGGCATGAATGTCGGCAGCGTGAACGTCACCCTGCAGCAGATGCGTGCTGAACTCGACAAGATGAGCGGCCAGTCTACGAAGATCAGCCGTGAGCAGGTGGCAGCGTCCCGGAGCCTGGAAGCCCAGTACCGGGCCACGGGTGCCGCCCAGGTGGCCGCGTCACGTGCTGCAGCTGCTGACTCTGCGGCGAATGCTGCCAAGCTGCGCGAATCCGCTGCGGCTTACACCCTGTCTGCCCGCATGGCGGCCCAGGCAGCCCGTGACGAGAAAGCACGGGCCCAGGCGAGCGTCAATGCGCTCGACAATGAGCAGCGGGCGTACCGGAACATGTGGCAGGCCCGTCAGGTCAGTGATGATGAAACCATTGCCGCGCAGCGCCGCATCCAGCAGCAGGCCCTCCTGCAGGCGCAGACGGTAGACAAGACCACCGACGCGTACCGCCGTCTCACCCAGGTGGCTGCAGCCGCCCAGAGAACCGTCGACCAGGCGCAAGGCTTCAACACCCCGGGTGGGTTCGGTGCGGGCATCACGCAGGGCATCCTGCAGGCCATTGGGAACCTGGGGCCGTTCGGGCAGCTGCTCGAGCAGTCCATTGGGGCGGCCATGCAGGCTGCGGAACAGGCAGCCCGCGACGGGGCACAGGACGTTGCGGTGGAGGCTGGTACTGGTCTCCGAACTGGCCTGATCGCCCAGGGCGCCGGGATCCGGAAGAGCGCCGGCGACCTCGCGAAGAACGTACAGGAAGGCTCGGAAGACGCCCTCGACATCCGCAGTCCCAGCCGCGTCATGCACCGTGTGGGTCAGTTTGCCGGTGAGGGTCTGGCTGATGGTCTGCTGAGCAAGCGTGCAGAGGTGGCGGCTGCGGCCAAGAGTCTGGCCAACACTGTCGAGACGAATGCGACACCGACGATCTCGCCCGTGAGTGGCGGCGCGATTGGGGGTGTCGCCCTGCCTGCTGTGGCTGTGCTGCCTTCCGCCCAGCAGAACCTTCGAGGCGTGGCAACCCAGGCGGCAGTCGCGACTGCCGCACTGGGTGGCACAGCGATCGTCCTGGGTGCGGTCAGTGCAGGCCTGGTCAATGGCGCACAGAAGGCTGCCGCGTATGAGCAGGGTCTGGCTGAGATCAGCACCCTCACGAACAAGCTGCCCAGTGAACTGGGGCAGGTTGGGACCAGCATTCTCAAGATGAGCACCGACGTGGGCCGGTCGTTTGCCGACCTGAAGGCTGGGTACGAAGAGATCTTGGGTGCTTCCGTCCGCGGCGCCACTACTGAGCCGGCTGCCCTGAAGTTCCTGGAGCGCAGCGCCGCTCTGGCCAAGGTCACCCGCACTGAAACGAAAGTGGCGGCGGATGCCCTGACCAGCATCCTGAATGCCTATGAAATGGACGCCAGCAGCGCGGCCCAGGTCAGCGATATGCTCTGGGCTTCAATCGCAGCAGGTAAGGTCCGCCTCAGCGAGATCGCCGGAAGTCTCGGATCCGTGGCAGGACAGGCGAAGTCGCTGGATGTCCCGATGGAGGAACTGCTGGGGGCCATGGCCCTGCTGACCACCCGGGGCATCCCGGCCAGCACCGCCCTGGAATACATCCGCAGTGCACTCACCAACGTGCAGAAACCCAGCAAGGAAGCTGCGGGGACCGCGAAGGAACTGGGCATCCAGTTCAGTGCTGCCGCGCTCAAGAGCATGGGACTCGTGAAGTTCCTGGACCAGCTGGGCCGGGGAGTCGGGGACAACTCGGAGGCCCTGTCGGCCCTGATCGGGGATGTCGGAGGCCTGAACGCTGTGATCGGGCTGTTGAATGGCGGTCTGGACGACACCGGTGGCATTCTCGACCAGGTCACGAACAGCGCTGGCGAGCTCGACAAGCAGGTGGCCAAACTTAAGGGAACTGCTGAAGACAGCGTCGGGAAGTTCAACGCGGCCTGGGAACGCACGCAGATCCTGTTCAGTGGAGGGCTGCTGGACGCTTTTACAGGCTTCCTGGATAAGGGCATCAATCCGCTTCTGATCAAGCTGGGCGACCTCAAGACCGCCATGAACGACGTCAAGAGCCCTGGCGAATTGAAGGCCATACTGAAGATCACAGCGGAGGATGATTTCACGTCTGCGACGTTGAAACTATTGTTTCAGGCCTCCGGTCTGGCGGGCGCGGCTTCAGGGTCCCCTCTGGGTCAGCTCGTCAATCCTGTTGACCCCAGAACCCGGGCGATTGGCCTGGCACGGCTGATTGGTACGCCGGGGCAACAGCCTGCCGGCCCTGACGTGGTGCTCAATCGTATTCAGCCCTTGGTGGGTGAGGGCCCCCTGTCTCCAGGGCAGCAACGTGCCCTGGACGCGGCGTTAGGCGACCTCACCGCCGCGCTCGGGCTGGCCGGGAAAAAGATTCTCAACGAGTTCGGCGTGTCGGGAGCCAGTTACAAGCGTGACGGCAAGGTGCGTGCTGACGCGGTTCATGGGGGTATCGACATCGCCGCTGCGCGTGGCACGCCGATCTTTGCACCCTTCCCGGGCCTGATTTCCTATCGTGAGGACGCGGCAAACGGCAAGGTGTTCGAACTGGTGGATGCTGCCGGGAACAAGATCGTCGGCATTCACATGGATCAGTTCAGCAAAGAGGTGCAGGAGGCCATCCGCAAGGGCGGCGGAAAAGCCCTGGTGGCACGTAATACCAAGATCGGCACCGTCGGAAACACCGGCTACACTGCAGGTTCCTACCCGCACCTGCACCTGGAAGGCCTTCCCGTGGGTGGCGGCAAGGTCGATCCACGCACCATTTCGTTTGTCGGAGGTACCGCAGGCATCAGCGTGCCGCGCCCAGCCCAGACGAACACCACAGCGACGGCACGCCGGATCGTCGCGAAGTCGGATGAGGCCCTGATCGCTGAAGCGCGGCGTATTCTCGCCAAGATCGAGAACTACGAGAAGAAGGGCGACCTGACCAATAAGGTGATTGCCCAGGGCATGCTGAAAACATTCACGGACAGTGGGCCACGTGCCGTAGCAGCCGTGGACTTCGTGCGCAGCAAGGTCAAAGAGACCAGTGGCGAGGTCAGCAAGTTCGGCCAGGTGTACGACCGCCTCAAGGCGCAACTGTCTCAGTCGGGCAGCCTGTTCCGGATCAATGACAATGCCCAGGCCTACATCAAGAGCCTGGACGGCATTACGAAATCAGCAAATAGTGCGGCTGCCGCTGAGAAGCGGAAAAACGGTGAGACCGAGAAGTACCGCGCCCTGCTCGATGTGGCTGGCGATGCGGCCAGCAAGGCCCGCAGCGAACGGGAAAGGATTGCCCGCGAGGGTGACCGCCCGAGGAACGAGAGCGAGGCAGACAGGGTTGCCCGCACACTGCGCGAGCGGCGGGCTCAAGAAGCCATGGTGAAGGCACTCCGCGCCCGACCCACCGACGATCTCAAGGACATTGTTCAGGGCAGCCCCCGTACCCAGGCTGGGCTGGCCCGCCTGGATGCCGCCACCGCCGAATTGAAACGGCGCGGCGAACTCACGAAAAAGCTCGAGGCCGACGCAAAAAGAGCTCGTGATGCTGCCATTGCTGCAGGCGTCAAGCTGAATGCTGACATCGCCCGTGAAGGGGCAGTGATGGTCACCAATCGCGCCAAGACGCAGGCCGATCTGGCTCGTGCCCTGCAGGAAGGCCGCGAGAAGGATGCCCAGGCTTCCCTGGCTCAACTCAAAACCCAGCAGGCTGCTGAACTGGCTCTGGCTCAGGACAGCGCCAGGCGTCGCGCTGAGATTGTCGCCCAGACCGGTCCAGCCATCATCGCGGCGGAGAACCGGCTGGCGAACCTGAAGCGTGACCGTGCTGTAAAGGCCGTCCAGGCTGACTATGACCGGGATAAGGTCCTCCCCGGGGCTGATCTGAGTGCCCTGGAGCGCACCCGGCGTGAGGCTGTGCGTCAGGCCTATACCCAGGCCACACGTGACCGGGCAGCTGCCCGTGCCACCCAGAGGACAGCTGAACAGGGTGCCAACCGTGAAGCCCTGAGTGCCGAACAACAGCACAACAACCAACGCAGACAGCTCATCCGGCAGGCGGCGGCTGAGACCAGGGCACTGCGGGTATCAGGAGCTGAGCAGGCTCTTCGCCGGATCCAGGAGCTCAACGCTCAGGAACTCAAGAGCACCAAACTCACCGGGGATGCCCGAATCGCCCTGATCCGCCGGCAGTCCCAGGCGGAGTTCGATGCGGCCGAGCTGCTGGCACGCGTGCGCCGGAATGTTCGTCTGCGCGAGCTGGAGAACCAGTACGCGGGGCGGCTCAAGGACCCGAACTATCTCACCGCCCGCCAGCAGACCAATGATCTCTACACCGACACGGTGACCGCCCTCCGGGGTGACCGAACAAGCACGGTCGACACGGCCGTTCAGGCTCAGGCCGATGTGGTCAAGGCTGCACTGGAGAAAGAGCAGGGTGCGGTGCGCCAGTTGCGCGAGCGGTACAGCGATCTGGCCGAAGGGATGCGCGAGAGGGTCACGGCGGGCACTGTCACCGCGGATGATCTGACCACGTACTGGAAGCGGATCGTCGAGATTGGTCAGGCTAGTGAGGAGGCCGGGGTCAGCGGCAACAAGTTCCTGCAGGCGGCCCAGCTGGGAGCCAAGGGCGTGTACACGCTGGCCGAGGGCACGCTGAAAGCCAGCAGCCTGCTCAAGCGTCTGCGCAACGAGTTCGAAGCGACCGCCGACGCCTTGGTCGAATCCTCCGATCAGTTCGTGGACGACAAGAACTATGACGACTCGCAGGAGGTCGCCCGCCTCCGGAAGCTGGGCGCCGGTGCCATGCTCACTTACCTGGGTGGGGCGGGCAACACTGTGTTCGGCGAGAAATTCTGGACCAGGCTGGGAGAGGAAGGCCGAGCCGGGTTCATGGATGCTTTGGGATCATTCGATGCTGAGGACTTCGCAAGGCTGCCTGCCACGCTGCTGCAAAGCTTTGCCGACAAGATGGGCGACGATGCCCAGTGGGCTGGCGTCAAGGTCCGCATCCTGGCGGCTATCGGCATGATCGCCGACGATGCCGGGAAGTTGCTCGACGCCCAGACCGAAGGCAAGCTCAAGGACCTGGACCTGCGCCGGGCACGGGATCAGTTCAGCGAGCCGGACTACCGCCAGCAGCGTGCCAGCCTGATGACCGATCAGGAGACGGCACGCTGGGCACGCGAGAAAAAGGGCCTGGAGGTAGCTGGATTCAAGGCAGGCGACACCCGGTACCAGCTGTCCTACCAGGAGCACCAGAACCGTCTGACCGACATCACCATCGGCGGCATTGCTGACCGCACCAAGGCTGATGAAGCCGCGGTCGATGAGCAGGTGAGCGTGCTGGCCGCCTGGCGCCAGCAGGTCGAGGCCGTCACTGGTGACTTCGACGCGGGCCGCATGAACTCGCTGGAGTTCACGACGTTCCTGGCCGATGCCTCGGACGAGCTGGCGCGACTGGCCGCTGAGGCTGACGCGGCGAACAATCCGAGGCTGGCCGCGATGTTCCGCGCGCTGGCCGCAGAGGTCCGGGATCTGAACCCCGAGCTGGAACGCCTGCGTCAGCAGTTGGCCGACTTCCGGAAGTTCAGCGACGGGCTGAGCAGCGTGTTCCGGGGCCTGGGCATCGATAACCTGGCTGTCATCAGCGACGGTGTCATGGGGCTCGTTGAACAGGCCGTGAAGCTGCCCGGGGCCCTCAGGGAAGCCGGCAACGCGTTCAAGGCCTTCAAGTCCGAGCCGACTACTGGCACGTTCGCTGGGCTGCTGGGCAGCCTGGGCGGGGTGCTGGGCATTGCCGGCGCGGCCATTAACATCATTGGCCAGGTGGGCGAGGCAGTGCTGAACCTGAGCCCCGCGTTCCAGGCCTGGAAGAAAGATCTGCTGGAAGTGGCCGAGACGCAGAAACGCGCCCTGGGCATGACCACAGGCGGCTTCATCAGCCCGTGGCAGAAGGCATTGGAGGAAGATGCCGCCAAGCGCGAGAAGCTTGCCAACGCCAATTTCTGGCAGCGCATCTGGTGGGGCCTGACGGGCAGCGCACCCAGCGTCATGAAGTCGGAATCGGCCAAGCTCATGGCCGAGTTGCAGACGATCTTCGCTGATCTGGGCTCCGGCCTGAGCAACATCTGGACCAGCACCCTGGACGCCGCCTTCGACGAGGGCGACATGACCGCCTGGGCTGAGAACTTCGACAAGACGTTCGACCAGCTTGTCGGCAAGACGATCCTCAAAACGATGGTGAACGCAGCCATCCAGCAGGGGGCTGTTGCCAATGACCTCGCCCGGCTCACGGAGGCCATTCAGAAGCAGAACTACAGCGCGGTCCCGGACATCCTCACCTCGATCCGGGCCAACGCCAAGACGGCACTGGCTCCGATTGTGGCTGTTGCGCCCAGCCTGCCCGGGTACGGGTCTGGGGCCAGTGAGGGCACGGGAAACAGCCGGCCCGACACCTACATTGGGGCGCCCCCCGCGGCCCAGATGGGCGTGCCGAAGTTCGAACTCCGGCTGCCCGACGCATACGTGAACGCCATGAGCATCTACGCCGCTGCAGCTCCGATCTGGCTGCAGGCCGGACACAAGTGGGACGCTGTCGCTGACCGCATGGATCGCATGCTCACGGGCACGCAGCGCCAATCCACCCCCGCTTCTACCGGCCTTGCGCCGCTGCTGTGA